The Aedes aegypti strain LVP_AGWG chromosome 1, AaegL5.0 Primary Assembly, whole genome shotgun sequence sequence CGGAGAAACGCATAACCTTTGTCTTTTTATTTTGTCCCGTTCTTGTTTTTTGTTTGTCCCGTTTTTGTCtggttggcttatggtcagcctattcCGGTCCCATCGCTCTCTTCCGCTGGTGCAATCGATGGACAAAACACTAATGATTCGATCACGCCATTCGCATTGCGCGAACCGGACACTTTATCCTTACCTTTTTTGAATCGCTCTCCCCCCTAGGAGCGAGCGACAAATCATGGACCAAATACTAGCAGTCGTCACGATCGATCAGATTTCGGACAGTACGGATCTACAAATTTGCGTAATTTTTCCAAATGGTTATCTAAGAAATTTATAGCTGCCTATTCTCGAAACaagaaaactaaatatttttgtgTTCAACGTGTATATTGGACTCAAAAACACAATTGAGTATTTACACATTCAATTTAACATTTCCCTAAAACGTAATCTCGCTCACAAATCTTCGTGTTTCACTTTGTTCTCTTTCTCATTGACATCGATCGTAACCTTCTGGGCAACCTTCCGCCCTGGGGACACAATCCGTAGCACCTCTTCGGTTAGCTTAACTTTCCTAATGGAGTTGTGCATCGGTGAACCGAGCAGCAGATAGTCTCCACTCTGCACGGCATGCGCAACCAAATTGGTGTGGCCATCGTCGCTGTGCAGTGCTGCCAGAATGTTTCCGTCCCAGTCCAGACGCAGAACCGTGCCACGCTTGGGGAATAGAGCGGCCACACTGTTGAAGTTTCCGATGAAATGCGACACCCGCAAGGCCAGATGGCTTCCTGTTTTCGCATAAAGGTACTCGAATGGAACCTCAAGCATACTCATCAACCGTACGAGGAACTTCCGGGCTTTCGGGTACGATGCCAGCTTGGCCAAGAGCGAAGGGTTTTCATCGTCAACTGCAATCAATACAGCTGCCCAGATACCCGTGTCGTCTTCGACAAGGTTATCGATCTGACCTGGTAGTCTGTCGATGAAAATATCGTGAGTACCCGCCTTGGGGCCTTTCAGGTAATACCGACGAATCAATTGCCCTCCCAACTCTGCCACCAGAACGAAACTTTCGTCTTTACTGAGTGCCACTCCACTTGCACCGAACACCTCATCGATCAGAACCCTGTTCTTGCCGGTGGCACGTGAGTAGTGCACGAGACGTCCCGATGGATTCAGTAGCATCGCCTGTAAGCCATCCTCAAAGCGGAAATCCGACG is a genomic window containing:
- the LOC5565604 gene encoding adipocyte plasma membrane-associated protein, translated to MGFTSTAVKVSIFVAIVAILPGLPPFPTFPFKEFSVLPPRPLEGVLAPNRLLNNPQPWLENQLVAPESILVRGNSTFASITGGKIVEITGNDQIRVITKFGVECKGPYQERECGHPLGIAFDTQGNNLIVVEPYFGIYQVQIKTGQQKLLVSLDEVIEGGKVSRKPGIPMNLDVAKNGDIYWSEMSSDFRFEDGLQAMLLNPSGRLVHYSRATGKNRVLIDEVFGASGVALSKDESFVLVAELGGQLIRRYYLKGPKAGTHDIFIDRLPGQIDNLVEDDTGIWAAVLIAVDDENPSLLAKLASYPKARKFLVRLMSMLEVPFEYLYAKTGSHLALRVSHFIGNFNSVAALFPKRGTVLRLDWDGNILAALHSDDGHTNLVAHAVQSGDYLLLGSPMHNSIRKVKLTEEVLRIVSPGRKVAQKVTIDVNEKENKVKHEDL